GCCGTAAAATGTTTCGAGAAAAAATTGGACGAACGCAACAAAAGGATGAAATAGATCCGCAAGAAATTCTATCAATTATGTTCAACTCCTATGATCAGTTATTCGTATTACGGTACCGGATCGTACCCGTGGCCGCCCCGGGGACGGCATCGAAGAATCCGCTTGACGGCAAGGTATCCGCCGCGAAGCGCGCCGTATCGAAGAACGGCTTCCTTCGCGTATTGCGAGCAGGTAGGATAGTATCTGCACGCAGGCGGAAATAACGGGGATATACAGCTCTGATACACGGCGATCAGAAAGAGCAGAGCTCTGCTCGGCAGCCGCTTCAGGACACGAAGTAGAGATTTCATAATTATACTTGCTTCTTTAAGAGCTTGGCGCGGCGCAGCACATCCACGAGCGCTCTCTCCACATCCTGACACTTGGCAGCCGTCGCCGCCTTGCGTCCGACGAGGAGAATTGCATAGCCGTCTTTGATGTCTTCCCTGTGGAGGCGGTAGCTCTCTCGAAGTAGGCGCTTCACGCGATTTCTTACCGGCGCGGAGCCGAGCTTTTTTCCGGCGGCAAAGCCGACGCGACCGAAAAGGTCGTCACTCCGAAAGACGTAGATGACGATCATGCGATTGGAAAACGTCTTTCCCTTTTGGTAGACGCGCTGAAAATCCGCTCTTCTCTTAATCAATATGGAACGAGGTAACGTGTATTTCCTCATAGCTTAGAATTACCTGTAATGTACGTATTTTCGGCGATCATTCCTTCATCTGCGCGCCGTATCGCTGCAATCAAGGGCCCGCAGACAGGCTACACAAAAAAAAGGTCACT
This portion of the Selenomonas sp. TAMA-11512 genome encodes:
- the yidD gene encoding membrane protein insertion efficiency factor YidD; the protein is MKSLLRVLKRLPSRALLFLIAVYQSCISPLFPPACRYYPTCSQYAKEAVLRYGALRGGYLAVKRILRCRPRGGHGYDPVP
- the rnpA gene encoding ribonuclease P protein component; translated protein: MRKYTLPRSILIKRRADFQRVYQKGKTFSNRMIVIYVFRSDDLFGRVGFAAGKKLGSAPVRNRVKRLLRESYRLHREDIKDGYAILLVGRKAATAAKCQDVERALVDVLRRAKLLKKQV